A single Drechmeria coniospora strain ARSEF 6962 chromosome 03, whole genome shotgun sequence DNA region contains:
- a CDS encoding C6 transcription factor, whose product MRFFHHFLTQCYPHHPLKQEEIWTHEIPCIAHNHEFLMHAILGFAASELGRTRAEGSVVAAAMNHRVKAIRALKKRLAEASSARLTHEEANALVATCFVLTFQSVSLDDGLAEYMTFIRGILIVGMQMAFRGIKPVFETLLDDKQNELLAPLMEGMPLIERGWVDGAVEAIAKLRPLCVDEIEVEYHGQLLAIAETLYTSSFDGNIQGQLEGAIILLHTHWIALAQIMAFITERERDVREKHPSPEDDRMDPGFVRWLKYLNARVDGEHQMYNRWPIWVDGQLDQDLTFFGRRS is encoded by the exons ATGCGCTTCTTCCACCACTTTCTCACCCAGTGCTACCCGCACCACCCGCTGAAGCAGGAGGAGATCTGGACGCACGAGATTCCCTGCATCGCCCACAAC CACGAGTTCCTCATGCACGCCATCCTAggcttcgccgcctcggagCTCGGCCGCACGCGGGCCGAAGGAAgcgtcgtggcggcggccatgaaccACCGCGTCAAGGCCATCAGGGCCCTCAAGAAACGACTGGCCGAGGCCTCGAGCGCCCGGCTGACGCACGAGGAAGCCAACGCGCTCGTGGCCACCTGCTTCGTCCTGACCTTTCAGTCGGtgagcctcgacgacggcctcgcagAGTACATGACCTTTATCCGCggcatcctcatcgtcggcatgcAGATGGCCTTTCGGGGGATCAAGCCCGTCTTCGAGACGCTGCTGGACGACAAGCAGAACGAGCTGCTGGCGCCGCTGATGGAAGGCATGCCCCTGATCGAGCGGGGCtgggtcgacggcgccgtcgaagccATAGCGAAACTGCGACCGCtctgcgtcgacgagatcgagGTGGAGTACCACGGCCAGCTGCTGGCCATTGCCGAGACGTTGTACACGAGCTCCTTTGACGGCAA CATACAAGGCCAACTCGAGGGA GCCATCATCCTGCTGCACACGCACTGGatcgccctcgcccagaTCATGGCCTTCATCACCGAGAGGGAACGCGACGTGAGGGAGAAGCACCCGTCGCCCGAGGACGACAGGATGGACCCTGGCTTCGTCCGCTGGCTCAAGTACCTCAACGCGCgtgtcgatggcgagcaTCAGATGTACAACCGGTGGCCCATCTGGGTCGATGGCCAGCTGGATCAAGACCTGACCTTTTTCGGCAGGCGGAGCTAG